In Lolium perenne isolate Kyuss_39 chromosome 5, Kyuss_2.0, whole genome shotgun sequence, the sequence gtagcacacaactagtagcgatacaaagctcatatgaatctcaatcatgttaagcagctcatgagatcattgtattgaagtacataggagagagattaaccacatagctatcggtacagccccgagcctcgatggagaactactccctcctcatgggagacagcagcgttgatgaagatggcggtggtgtcgatggaggagccttccgggggcacttccccgtcccggcggcgtgccggaacagagactcctgtcccccagatcttggcttcgcgatggcggcgactctggaaggtttctgtgggtttcgtcaatcgtgatagggttttcgcgacggaggctttaaataggcggaagggcagcctcggagggggcctggggccaccacaccatagggcggcgcgcccccccctctggccgcgccagggtgtggtgtggggcccccagggcttccctctggcggctctcgggtgttctggatggttccgggaaaaataggaacctgggcattgatttcgtccgattccgagaatatttcgttactaggatttctgaaaccaaaaacagcagaaaacaggaactggcacttcggcatcttgttaataggttagttccagaaaatgcacgaatatgacataaagtgtgcataaaacatgtagataacatcaataatgtggcatggaacataagaaattatcgatacgtcggagacgtatcaggggctgCTGTTGGGTTTCCGGGATGAGACTCTTGAGGTTGGGGTGTGGAGGAAGGGCACATTCTACCTCAGCGCTCATATCCTCCAGCGGAGGTCCAACaagaagtggtggtttgtgctggTTTACGGACCTGCAGATCACCGGCGTACCGAGGAGTTCTTGGGAGAGCTTACAAGGGAAGTTAGCTCTTATCAGGACCCGGTGGTTCTGGGTGGGGACTTTAATCTTATTCGCCGGGCTGGGGATAAGAATAACGCCAACATTAACTGGCCCAAGGTCCATAGGTTTAACGACGCCATTGCTAACCTGTCGCTTAGGGAGGTGGCGAGGGTAGGGGCGCGGTACACCTGGACGAACAAGCAATTGTCGCCGGTGAGATGCGTGCTGGACAGAGTCTTCGTGTCCCCTGCCTGGGAGGCTTGGTTCCCACTCCGCTCCTTTACGGCGATCACCCGCATTGGCTCGGATCACACCCCCCTCCTTCTTAAAAGCGGTCAGGACGAGCGATGCGGGCCCGCTAGGTTCATGTTCCAGACTTGGTGGTTTGGGATCCCGGGTTTTTTGGATCTAGTTAAGGATAAACTGGACTCCTTTCTGTCGGACTTTGGTCCTCATAGGGGCTCGATTGAGCTTTGGATGTGTGTGGCCAGGTTGTCGCGTCAGTTCCTCAAGGGATGGGGGGCCAACCTCGGGAAGGAGAAGCGGGACCGTAAGGCTGGGCTCTTGGCGCAGGTCGAGGCGCTTGATGCGCTGGCTGACTCATCTGGTTTGGACGAGGAAGGATGGGCCTTCCGATATCACCTGGAGGACCAGGTGGTTTTGCTTGACTCCTTAGAGGAGGAGTATTGGCACCAGCGGAGCCGCATTCAATGGCTGCTCAAAGGGGACGCGTGTACGGCATATTTCCACGCCATTGCCAACGGGCGCCGTCGAAAGTGCGGGATTCCCCGCCTGATTTCGGAACAGGGCGAGCTTTCGGACCAGAAGGCTATCATGGGACATGTGTATGAATATTACCGCGAGCTGATGGGCACAGCCGGTGAGGCTAGGgctttcacccttgctcatgaccTTTGGCCATCTTCCAGACGTATCTCTGATGCAGAAAACTGGGAGTTGGAAAGATCGTTTACCTTAGAGGATCGCTTGATGCCGTCCTTCATGATATGAAAGTGGACTTGGCTCCTGGACCGGATGGCCTGCCTGTGGCCTTCTTTCTGAGGTTCTTGGGAACCCTGCGACCCCTTGTTTTCCAGATTCTGAATGATTTTGCCCTAGGGAGGGTGGACATCTCACGCTTGAATTTTGGGATACTATCCTTGATCCCCAAAGTTAAAGGGGCTGACTCTATTAAGCAATTCCGTCCGATCGCCCTTATCAATGTTATTTTTAAGTTTGTCTCTAAGGCTTATGCGTCTCGTCTTGCGCCGTTAGCACATAGGACGATTGACCACTCACAGACTTCTTTTATCAGGGGTAGGGCCCTTCATGAGGGAGTGTTGGCCTTGCACGAGATTGCTCACGAGCTGCGGGTTAAAAGGCTAGGGGGCCTCTTCCTGAAGCTTGACTTTGAGAAGGCTTATGACCGGGTGGATTGGGACTTCCTGCGCGAAGTCCTAGGTCGGAAAGGGTTCTCCGCCACTATGATTCACCGCTTGATGCAGCTGGTCTCGGGTGGCCAAACGGCGGTGAATGTCAATGGGGAAATCGGCCCTTTCTTCCGCAACGCGCGTGGGGTCAGGCATGGAGACCCGCTGTCTCCCATCCTCTTTGACTTCATGGTCGACGCCTTGGCGGCCATGTTGTCGCGGGCTAAGGAGGCTGGACACATATTGGGGCTGGTGCGGCATTTGATTCCTGGGGGAGTCACTCACCTGCAGTATGCCGACGACACTATGGTGATGATTGAGCCGTTAGATGAGGGTATTGCCAATCTAAAGCTCGTTCTGATTAGTTTTGAGCTGATGTCTGGCCTTAAGATCAATCTTGCTAAAAGTGAGGTTCTCGTGGTTGGGACCACGCCTCTGGAACAGGAGCGGGTGGCTCGGCTCCTTAACTGCCGTTTGGGGAAATTTCCCATTAAGTACCTGGGGTTGCCTTTGAGCAACAAAACGCTTCGCGCCTCGGACTGGGATTTCCTGACGGCGAAAGTGGCCAAATGGGTGGATCCTTGGCAGGGTATCTTTTTGGCTTCAGCGGGACGTCTGGAGCTGACGAATTCTTGCTTGTCAAGCCTTCTGTTGTTTGCAATGAGCTTGTTCATGCTCTTTGACTCAACGCATGCGTCCTTTGACAAGGTGCGCTCCCGCTTCTTTTGGGAAGGGGTGGGGGATAAGCGCAAATACCACATGGTCGACTGGGCAACGGTGTGCCGGCCTAAGGAGGTTGGGGGTTTGGGTATCCTCAACACTAGGCATATGAACATTGCGCTCATGCTTAAATGGGTTTGGAAGCTCTACCACAATGCAGATGGGCTTTGGCTGATCTGATTAGAGCTAAGTACCTTGGGAAGCATGACCTCTTCTCGCCGCTGGTGCCTACCAAGGGATCGCAATTCTGGAACTCGATCCAGAGTGTCAAGTGGTATTTTAAACTTGGCGCGAAGCATTGCGTTCGTAACGGGAAACGGACGTTCTTCTAGCTGGATTGGTGGTTGCGCACCGCTCTGCTCAGGGACAAGTATCCGGTGCTTTTCAGTTGTTGTGACTCACCGTTCATTATGGTGTTGGGGGCCAGGGATGGCCCGGGTTGGCGCTTGCGGTTTAGGCGTCCTTTTTCCCTCGCGGAGTTGGTGGAATGGGACAATCTCACTAGGGAGCTAGACTTCACCCAGGCCAGCGATGATGACGACGTGGTTTCTTGGTGCTTGGAGGCTTCAGGCGACTTCTCTGCTAAGTCTCTGTACTGTCGGTTGTCGCAGGGCGCGGCGGTTACGCACTTTAGGGAGGTCTGGCGGACGAGGGTGCCACCGAGGATAAGGGTATTCTTGTGGCAACTCCTCTGGGGCAAACTGCCTTGCTCTATGCAGGTGGCCAAACGGAGAGGTCCGTCTAATGGGCTTTGCTCTCTTTGTGGTGAGCCTGAGGACTGTGACCATATCTTCTTCACATGTCCACTGGCTCGCTTCCTATATGCGGGAGTTAGGGAGCTCCTGCATTGCTCCTGGAACCCTGCAGGGGCAGGCGATTTCCTTGCTATCTCTCATGGTTTGACCGGGGCGAATAGACGAGTAGTTTGGTTCTCCTTCGCGGCGTTAGCTTGGGCTTTATGGAATATTCGTAATAAGCTAACTTTGGAAAAAGTCCTTATTGGCAAACCAGCTGATGCCTTGTTCAAAATGACCATCTACATGCAGCAGTGGAGGATGCTGGTGAAGTGGAAGGATAGAGGACTCGTGGATGCGGCGATGGACTCTCTTCGGCGGATGCATGCGGACCTGGCGGTGTCGATGGGCTCCTGTTGCCGTCTTGTTTTTCTTTTCTGCCTTGTACCAGGGGGATGGTGCCGGATGTTGTGCTGAACCTTGTTTTATCTTGTGTTGTGGTCATCTTGAACCTTAGCTATGGTTAGGTCTGGGGACCTGATTatcgttctgtgcggcgtgggaGCGTTTGCTCGTTATGTATCCCGACTTTGTATGGTTATGTTGGTGCTTTATTAATTTATAGCAGGGCTGAGGCCTtcagtttttttaaaaaaaacagaCTTTACTCTTTGTAGTTTCCGCTCCCGGCTGATGTTTCAATCGAAAATGAAACCCACCCAAACTCAAACACAACAACACCTTAGATCACTCGATACTCCTTCACAATTAAGGACATGATGATGTTTTGTGCCTAATTAACGAATAGCTAATTTGTATGTTAGCCATGAAGAAACATGCACGGCGGTGGTGGTCATGCCCACAAGTGTTGGGATCATTGGAATCTTCGTTGGGAAGTGATAATCAAATTTATAGTTCAACACGATGGGAGCACAAGAATAACAATAAGACATTACAAATTGAGACGTCACTCTGATCTACACATGTGTATctgttgagtaacatattgtataTTGTATAGGTATAGGTCCCAGTGTTTTTtcagggttgtacctgtaattgtacatgtgtccgcctatatatatgagaagccggccctattggtgttgtgcaatctccaataactattctacatggtatcagagacccttcgggtcttgacctagccgccgccctcTTCCCCTAGGGGCGCCGCCGGACACCTCTTCCCACcccaaccctagccctagccgctTCTACCTCCTAACACCACCACCGCTTCCGCCATGGACCGCTTCGACTCCTCCGGCTCCGGCTTCAACTCCTCCGGCTCCGGCAGCAGCAACCCCTTCGTCGGCCCCTCCTTCGCCGTCATCCGCGACATCCCCATCGCCGAGCGCGTGCCGGTGAAGCTCTCCACCACCGCTGCCAACTTCTTCCCGTGGAAGACGTACTTCGGGCTGCTCTTCCGCGAGTATGATCTCCTCGATCACGTCGACGACACCATCGACCTCCTCGCCATGCCGCACGACCCTGAGTGGCTcgccatcgacgccaccatcatccgctggTTCTACCAGACCGTCTCCAACGACATCTTTCGCACCGTCGTCCGCGACGGCGACTCCGCCCACACGGTCTGGGCTCAGATCACCGGCCCCTTCACCGACAACAAAATCCAGTGGGTCACCTTCCTCCAGCAGGAGTTCTTCGGCACCCACCAGAACGACTTGTCTCTCGACGACTACGCCCTCAAGCTGAAGAGTCTCTCCGACGAGCTCCGTGAGTTGGAGTTTCCGATCGATGACAAGATCATGCTCTCCACCCTGTCGGCGGGTCTCGGCGAGGATCTCAGCAacgccgcctccaacctcacGCTCCTCACCACGCCCACCTTCGACCAGGTCGTGGCCTACCTACGCCTCGAGGAGGGCCGCCTCAAGCATCTCCGGGCTCGGGCGGCTCACACCGCCTTCGTAGCCGGCTTCTCCCAcggcgcttcgactcccgcgcctcGCGCACCCGCGCCTCGCCCCACGGGTCCGCCGTCGGGCTTCCCTGCAGCCAGTCACCAGGCCAGTCAGACCGCCCCCTGGACCGGCCCGTCCAGCCAACAGGCCGGTCAGACCGACACCTGGACCGGGCAGGCGGCTGCTTCTGGCGGTGGTCGCCGCGGCTGTCGTCGCTGTGGCGGTGGTGGCAACGGCGGTGGCAATGCTAGTGCCAACGTCCCTGCGCCTCATCCACCTCAGCACACAGCTCCTCCGCCATGGACCGCCGGTCACAATCCGTGGACCGGGGTCGTTCACGCCTACTCCATGCCCGTGCCGCGCCCCCTACCCAGGCATCATGGGGCCGCGTCCAGCCACCCACCAGGCGTTCTACGCGGCGCCCCAGCCCACCCCGGCCTACGCCGCTCCCCCGGGCGCGACCCCGTGGGATCCCGCGCTCCTGACCGCCCTCCAGAGCGCCCCCTCCGCTGGGGCATATGGTGGCGGCGGCGACTTGTTCATGGACACCGGCGCTTCCGCGCATATGGCTGCGCACCCCGGTAACCTCTCATTTTCTTAACCTGCTTCCACTTCATCTCGCATCATCGTTGGCAACAGTCATGCTCTTCCCATTACTCACACTAGTTCTGTCTCTTTTCCTTCCACTTCCACTCCTTTCTCTCTCCATAACGTTCTTGTTTCTCCTGACTTGATTAAAAATCTTGTTTCTTTTAAATCTTTCTGTCGTGATAACCCTGTGATTGTGGAATTTGATGCTTTTGGTTTCTCTGTCAAGGATGGTCGTACCCGGATGCTCCTCCACCGATGTGACAGCCCCGACGATCTCTACCCTGTTGGCGCGGCCTCCACCACCATCGGCCGCCCACTCGCCCTCTCCTTCGGTGTCGACCTTTGGCACGCCCGTCTTGGCCATCCTAGCTCCGCCACTCTGCGTCAAATAATGCAAGGTTTCTGCTTTCCTTGTAATAAAACGGATGCCCAGTCTTGTGAGGCATGTCGTCTAGGCAAACATGTTCGCCTTCCATTTAGTTCCTCCTCCACAGTCGCATCTTTCCGTTTCAACTTATTCATAGTGATGTTTGGACCTCGCCGGTTCCGAGTAATTCTGGTTATAATTTCTATCTTGTGATTCTTGATGATTACTCGCATTTTGTATGGACTTTTCCCCTTCGTCGTAAATCAGATGTTGCCGCCACCTTCACCGCCTTCTTCACTTTCGTCTCCACTCAGTTCGGTCGCCCCATCCACGCCTTACAAACGGACAATGGCAAGGAGTTCGACAACATCACCATTCGCTCACTTCTCGCCACCCACGGCACCGTCTTCCGCCTCACGTGTCCATACACTTCTTCACAGAACGGTCGTGCTGAACGGATGCTTCGTACCCTCAACGACTGCGTCCGCACCCTTCTGTTCCACGCCTCCATACCCCCGCGATTCTGGCCGGATGCCCTCGCCACGGCGACTCTCCTCGTCAACATCCGCCCGTGTCGTGTGCGTTGGTCCTACACGCCGCATCACCTTCTCTATGGTGCGCCGCCTGCCTATGATGACCTTCGCATCTTCAGCTGCCGGTGTTATCCTAACACTGCTGTCACCGCCACGCATAAGCTTGCGCCCCGCTCTCTCCCTTGTGTGTTTCTCGGCTACCCCGCCAACACCAAGGCCTACCGCTGTTACGACCCAGTCTCCCATCGTGTCCTCACTTCCCGGCATGTGTACTTTGACGAGTTGGTTTTTCCGTTTCAGCAGGGACTCTTGGCGACACCTCCGACGACTCCCCCGGCGCCCGCTGGCCCTCTTGCGGCCGCGCGCCGCCGACTGACCGCGGTGGCCCCCTCTGCGCCGGCCCCGCCTGGTCCCTCGGCGTCTCCGTCGCACGCGGCGCCCCCGCCCGCGATGCCCGAGGCGCCCCATCGCCCGCGGCGTCTCCTTCGGCCGGCTCTTCGTCGGCTGCCTCGTTGCCCGCCTTGCCGCCCGTCGCTGCGGCCCCTGAGCCCATGCTCACCCGCGCCCGTGCGGGCGTGCGGCGGCCGTCTACACGCTAGCCCGCCGACCAGTACGTCTGCACGGCGTCTCCGTCCACCGCGTCTGCCTTCTGGGCCAGCGGCAACAGCATATTGCCGCACGACGGCGGCGTACCTTCCAGCAGCCgacccggcccagaacccggtcaaaccggGCAGACGACCGGCCGGCCCCGTCCAAACCAGCCCTCTGACTGGTGCCAACCGGAGTGGTATCCAGGGGCCTCCGCCCCCTCGCCCGATCGGCCGCCGGTTCAAACTGGCCCCCCAGCCGGACCGTCCGGTcagcaggccggtccaaccggtccCCTGGCCGGCCCGTCCGGTCAAGCGGTCGGTTCAACCGGCACTGCGACCGGCCCAGCGACTGACACTGCATCCTCCTCCGCTCCTTCGCCGGTGCCCACCTCGGCTCGCGCCGCCTTGCGTGACCCACATTGGCGAGCTGCCATGCAGGAGCAGTACGACGCGCTGCAACGCAACCGGACCTGGGAGCTGGTTCCCCGGCCCCCTCGCGCCAACGTCATCACcggcaaatgggtcttcaagcacaagctcGGTTCTGACGGTACTCTTGAGCGCTACAAGGTGCGCTGGGTCGTGCGCGGCTTTCAGCAACGCACTGGCATCGACTTCACGGATACGTTTGCCCCGGTTGTCAAACCGGGCACGATCCACACGGTGTTGCACCTTGTCGCCTCTCGCCCGTGGCCGGTGCaccagatggacgtctccaaTGCCTTCCTCCATGGCCATTTGTAGGAGCGGGTGTACTATCAGCAGCCCATCGGCTTCGTCGTCACCGAGCGTCCCGATGACGTGTGCTTGCTCTCTCGGTCCTTGTATGGACTGAAGCAGGCGCcccgcgcctggtaccagcgcatcgtCGGCTTCCTGCATCAGCTTGGCTTCCGCTCCACGCGTTCGGATGCGTCGCTGTTCGTCTATCGGACCGGCAATGACATGGCCTACCTACTGctgtacgtcgacgacatcatcctGACGGCCTCCACTGTTGGGCATCTTCGACAGCTCGCCGACAGTCTTCGCGCTGAGTTCGCGCTGAAGGACCTTGGCCCGctccactacttcctcggcatcgaggttgtCCGGCGTGCGGATGGGTTTTTCCTTCATCAGCGGAAGTACGCCCACGAGCTTCTCGAGTGTGCAGGGATGCTTAACTGCAACCCTGCACCTACTCCTGTCGACACGAAGGCCAAGCTCTCCG encodes:
- the LOC139831571 gene encoding uncharacterized protein → MAELAAGNCIPVTDITNVDDGSKGTQPVDLHASEGNHCHAIDIDIDVDDGSDGTQPLDQHAAEANHRHAIDINGGMIDHPPESIECAVCMERAEWVAVGPCGHREICSQCAVRIRLVEGNRRCCICRALCPTVIVTGAGGERHIHSKLAAASDGRVGKYWYHEASAAYFESKEQYRAAKRACSEQAAEEDIADENDDVDPSSPFRLFLVYLVINFFGGTMLCAGLAAADIHWDHRRTEEFLGELTREVSSYQDPVVLGGDFNLIRRAGDKNNANINWPKVHRFNDAIANLSLREVARVGARYTWTNKQLSPVRCVLDRVFVSPAWEAWFPLRSFTAITRIGSDHTPLLLKSGQDERCGPARFMFQTWWFGIPGFLDLVKDKLDSFLSDFGPHRGSIELWMCVARLSRQFLKGWGANLGKEKRDRKAGLLAQVEALDALADSSGLDEEGWAFRYHLEDQVVLLDSLEEEYWHQRSRIQWLLKGDACTAYFHAIANGRRRKCGIPRLISEQGELSDQKAIMGHVYEYYRELMGTAGEARAFTLAHDLWPSSRRISDAENWELERSGRALHEGVLALHEIAHELRVKRLGGLFLKLDFEKAYDRVDWDFLREVLGRKGFSATMIHRLMQLVSGGQTAVNVNGEIGPFFRNARGVRHGDPLSPILFDFMVDALAAMLSRAKEAGHILGLVRHLIPGGVTHLQYADDTMVMIEPLDEGIANLKLVLISFELMSGLKINLAKSEVLVVGTTPLEQERVARLLNCRLGKFPIKYLGLPLSNKTLRASDWDFLTAKVAKWVDPWQGIFLASAGRLELTNSCLSSLLLFAMSLFMLFDSTHASFDKVRSRFFWEGVGDKRKYHMVDWATVCRPKEVGGLGILNTRWALADLIRAKYLGKHDLFSPLVPTKGSQFWNSIQSVKWDKYPVLFSCCDSPFIMVLGARDGPGWRLRFRRPFSLAELVEWDNLTRELDFTQASDDDDVVSWCLEASGDFSAKSLYCRLSQGAAVTHFREVWRTRVPPRIRVFLWQLLWGKLPCSMQVAKRRGPSNGLCSLCGEPEDCDHIFFTCPLARFLYAGVRELLHCSWNPAGAGDFLAISHGLTGANRRVVWFSFAALAWALWNIRNKLTLEKVLIGKPADALFKMTIYMQQWRMLVKWKDRGLVDAAMDSLRRMHADLAVSMGSCCRLVFLFCLVPGGWCRMLC
- the LOC139831572 gene encoding uncharacterized protein produces the protein MDRFDSSGSGFNSSGSGSSNPFVGPSFAVIRDIPIAERVPVKLSTTAANFFPWKTYFGLLFREYDLLDHVDDTIDLLAMPHDPEWLAIDATIIRWFYQTVSNDIFRTVVRDGDSAHTVWAQITGPFTDNKIQWVTFLQQEFFGTHQNDLSLDDYALKLKSLSDELRELEFPIDDKIMLSTLSAGLGEDLSNAASNLTLLTTPTFDQVVAYLRLEEGRLKHLRARAAHTAFVAGFSHGASTPAPRAPAPRPTGPPSGFPAASHQASQTAPWTGPSSQQAGQTDTWTGQAAASGGGRRGCRRCGGGGNGGGNASANVPAPHPPQHTAPPPWTAGHNPWTGVVHAYSMPVPRPLPRHHGAASSHPPGVLRGAPAHPGLRRSPGRDPVGSRAPDRPPERPLRWGIWWRRRLDGRTRMLLHRCDSPDDLYPVGAASTTIGRPLALSFGVDLWHARLGHPSSATLRQIMQDVAATFTAFFTFVSTQFGRPIHALQTDNGKEFDNITIRSLLATHGTVFRLTCPYTSSQNGRAERMLRTLNDCVRTLLFHASIPPRFWPDALATATLLVNIRPCRTLGDTSDDSPGARWPSCGRAPPTDRGGPLCAGPAWSLGVSVARGAPARDARGAPSPAASPSAGSSSAASLPALPPVAAAPEPMLTRARAGVRRPSTR
- the LOC127303514 gene encoding uncharacterized mitochondrial protein AtMg00810-like, with amino-acid sequence MQEQYDALQRNRTWELVPRPPRANVITGKWVFKHKLGSDGTLERYKVRWVVRGFQQRTGIDFTDTFAPERVYYQQPIGFVVTERPDDVCLLSRSLYGLKQAPRAWYQRIVGFLHQLGFRSTRSDASLFVYRTGNDMAYLLLYVDDIILTASTVGHLRQLADSLRAEFALKDLGPLHYFLGIEVVRRADGFFLHQRKYAHELLECAGMLNCNPAPTPVDTKAKLSASDGSLASDAPFYRSIVGALQYLTLTRPELQYTVQQVCLHMHAPRDAHWAALKRILRYVCGTIGYGLSLHASPSTSTDLVAYSDADWVECPDMRRSTSGYCVYLGSSLVSWSSKRQPTVSRSSAEAEYRALANALAECTWLRQLLSELSCHVDKATVIFCDNVSAVYLSANPGHPGSKKTLSATIFGKLYNLGTPKLILALEAISQIPSPDFYSICK